The segment CCCGGCCGCGAGCGGGACCGACACCAGGTTGTAGCCGGCGGCCCACCAGAGGTTCTGCTGCATCTTCCGGTAGCCAGCACGCGACAGTTCGATCACCGACAGCACCGAACGCGGATCGGAGCTCGCCAGGACCACCCCGGCGGACGCGATCGCGACGTCGGTGCCCGCACCGATCGCGATGCCGACATCGGCACCCGCGAGCGCGGGGGCGTCGTTGACACCGTCGCCGACCATCGCGACCACGCGTCCCTCCGCCTGGAGCGCGGCGACGGTTCCAGCCTTGTCCTCGGGCCGGACCTCCGCGTACACGCGGTCCACGCCGAGTTCGGCGGCGACGGTCTCGGCCACCGCCCGGGCGTCGCCGGTGATCATGACGACCTGGACGCCCAGCCTGTGCAGCGCGTCGACCGCATCCCGCGATTCGGGGCGGATGTCGTCGGCCAGCTTCACCGCTCCGGCCACGGCGCCGTCGACCACGACGTGGAGGATGATCGCCCCCTCCGTGCGCCAGCGGTCGGCCACCGGGAGCTCCGCGGCGTCGTGAACAGTCAGCATGCGCGGCCCACCGACCTCGACGCGACGGCCGTCGACGGTCGCGACCACGCCGGTCGCCGGCTCCGAGGAGAAGTCCGCGGCGCGAGCGACGGTCAGGCCGCGGTGGGACGCGGCAGCGACGATCGCCGTCGCCAGCGGGTGCTCGCTGTCGGACTCGGCAGCGGCCGCGAGGGCAAGGACCTCGTCTGCGGTGTACGGACCCGCGGGCTCCACCTCGACGACCGTCGGCGCGCCCTTGGTCAGGGTGCCGGTCTTGTCGAACAGGACGGTGTCGACGGTGCGCATCTGCTCCAGTGCCAGGCGATCCTTCACGAGCACGCCGCTGCGGGCGGCTCGTTCGGTCGCGATCGACACGACGAGCGGGATCGCCAGACCCAGGGCGTGGGGGCAGGCGATCACGAGCACGGTGATGACTCGGACCACGGCGGTGTCGGGCATCCCGAGGGCCAGCCAGCTGATCGCGGTCAGCGCTGCGGAGCCCGCAGCGAACCAGAACAGCCAGCCCGCCGCACGGTCGGCGAGGCGCTGCGTCTTGGACGATGACGCCTGTGCGTCGGCGACCAGTCGCGCGATGCCCGCGAGGGCGGTCTGGTCGCCGACCGCGGTGACCCGCACACGCAGCCCGGAGTCGGTCGCCACCGTTCCGGCGACCACCGAGTCGCCGACCGTGCGGGCGACGGTGCGCGACTCCCCCGTCACCATCGACTCGTCGAGGTTCGCCGAGCCCTCCACCACTGTTCCATCGGCCGGGATCGATCCGCCGGGGCGGATGAGGACGACGTCGCCAAGCGCCAGGGCGTCCGGCGAGACGCGCCGGACCTGATCGCCGTCGACCACCTCGGCCTCGTCGGAGAGCAGCGCCGCGAGCGAGTCGAGCGCCGACGTGGTCTGCGCGAGGGAGGCCATCTCGATCCAGTGTCCGAGCAGCATGATCACGACCAGCAGCGCGAGCTCCCACCAGAAGCTCAGCTCGTGACTCAGCACACCGAGTGCCGATCCCCACGACGACACGAAGGCGACGGTGATCGCGAGGCCGATGAGGAGCATCATTCCGGGCTTCCGGCTGCGGATCTCATCGACGGCACCGGTCAGGAACGGGCGACCGCCCCAAACGTAGACCACGGTGCCGAGCACGGGCGCGATCCACCGCGCCCATCCGGGAACCTCGTAGCCGAGGAGGTCCGCGAACATCGGATCGAAGGCGACGACGGGCACCGCGATCACGGTCATCGTCTGGAAGAGGCGCCGGAACATCGCGACGTGGTCGCCGCCGTGACCGCCGTGATCGGCATGGCCCTCGTGTCCGGAGTGCCCCTCGCGTCCGGCGTGCTCCGGGTGTCCGGCGTGCTCTCCGTGCGGGATCTGCTCACCGTGATCGGGATGCGAGCCGTGGTGTCCGGAATGTGGGTCGTGGTGCCCGTGCATCGTGACCGACGAGTCGTGCGTCGTGCCCTGGTTCATGTTCTCCATGCGGTCAAATTATACCCATAGGGGGTATGGGTCAACAGGCGCCCGGTGCACGCGACAGCGCGATGGAGCCCACCCCGTACGCTTGTCTCCATGCCCCACACCGTGAGCCCGGCAGCACGACTGGCCGGGTACTCAGCGACTGTCGCAGACTCCGCACTCGTCGTTCTCTCGCTGGTCAGCGTGCTGACGCGTTCGATGACGCTGATGATCGTCTGGGAGG is part of the Gordonia phthalatica genome and harbors:
- a CDS encoding heavy metal translocating P-type ATPase, which encodes MENMNQGTTHDSSVTMHGHHDPHSGHHGSHPDHGEQIPHGEHAGHPEHAGREGHSGHEGHADHGGHGGDHVAMFRRLFQTMTVIAVPVVAFDPMFADLLGYEVPGWARWIAPVLGTVVYVWGGRPFLTGAVDEIRSRKPGMMLLIGLAITVAFVSSWGSALGVLSHELSFWWELALLVVIMLLGHWIEMASLAQTTSALDSLAALLSDEAEVVDGDQVRRVSPDALALGDVVLIRPGGSIPADGTVVEGSANLDESMVTGESRTVARTVGDSVVAGTVATDSGLRVRVTAVGDQTALAGIARLVADAQASSSKTQRLADRAAGWLFWFAAGSAALTAISWLALGMPDTAVVRVITVLVIACPHALGLAIPLVVSIATERAARSGVLVKDRLALEQMRTVDTVLFDKTGTLTKGAPTVVEVEPAGPYTADEVLALAAAAESDSEHPLATAIVAAASHRGLTVARAADFSSEPATGVVATVDGRRVEVGGPRMLTVHDAAELPVADRWRTEGAIILHVVVDGAVAGAVKLADDIRPESRDAVDALHRLGVQVVMITGDARAVAETVAAELGVDRVYAEVRPEDKAGTVAALQAEGRVVAMVGDGVNDAPALAGADVGIAIGAGTDVAIASAGVVLASSDPRSVLSVIELSRAGYRKMQQNLWWAAGYNLVSVPLAAGVLAPIGFVMPMSVGAILMSASTIVVALNSQLLRRLDLDPASSAARILR